A region of Macadamia integrifolia cultivar HAES 741 unplaced genomic scaffold, SCU_Mint_v3 scaffold108, whole genome shotgun sequence DNA encodes the following proteins:
- the LOC122062590 gene encoding CBL-interacting serine/threonine-protein kinase 5-like yields MVMEEQQEKKPEFGRQTSEATRNILFGKYEMGRVLGQGTFAKVFFGKQLKTGESVAIKVLNKDQVKKEGLMEQIKREISVMGLVRHPNVVELKEVMATKGKIFVVMEYVRGGELFAKVAKGKVKEDIARKYFQQLISVIDYCHSRGVSHRDLKPENLLLDESENLKVSDFGLSALPEQLRHDGMLHTQCGTPAYVAPEVLRKRGYDGSKADIWSCGVILYVLLAGFLPFQDENIMKMYRKVFRAEYEFPPWFSTDTKRLISKLLVADPDKRITIPEIMRTPWFKKGFTRPIPISTEELSPEKSPPPSPTEEGAIIKPPLKPSPKFFNAFEFISSMASGFDLSSMFENKRKAGSMFTSKSSASSIMAKLETVVKGLKFQITKVKDFKMKMQGVEEGRKGKLSVTAEVFEVAPGVAIVELSKSAGDSLEYAKFCQEDVRPALKDIVWSWQGDNYNCNNKDQPHQLQQLQLHQQQEIN; encoded by the coding sequence ATGGTCATGGAGGAGCAGCAAGAGAAGAAACCAGAGTTTGGCCGGCAGACGAGCGAGGCAACGAGGAATATTTTGTTCGGAAAGTATGAGATGGGGAGGGTATTAGGACAAGGTACTTTCGCCAAGGTCTTCTTTGGTAAGCAACTCAAAACAGGGGAGAGCGTCGCCATTAAAGTACTCAATAAAGATCAGGTGAAGAAAGAAGGTCTAATGGAGCAGATCAAGCGTGAGATCTCTGTTATGGGTCTGGTCCGGCATCCAAACGTTGTGGAGCTCAAAGAAGTCATGGCTACCAAAGGTAAGATATTCGTCGTCATGGAATACGTTCGAGGTGGAGAGCTTTTTGCAAAAGTCGCAAAGGGGAAAGTTAAAGAAGACATCGCTCGTAAGTACTTTCAGCAATTGATTAGTGTTATCGATTATTGCCATAGCAGAGGTGTCTCTCATCGTGATCTTAAGCCAGAAAATCTCCTCCTCGATGAAAGCGAGAACCTCAAGGTCTCTGATTTTGGGCTTTCTGCGTTACCAGAGCAGCTCCGTCACGATGGTATGCTTCACACACAGTGTGGAACCCCTGCTTATGTTGCTCCAGAGGTCTTGAGGAAGAGAGGCTACGATGGATCCAAGGCTGATATCTGGTCTTGTGGAGTCATTCTTTATGTCCTCCTCGCCGGATTCCTCCCTTTTCAGGACGAAAATATAATGAAGATGTATCGAAAGGTGTTCAGAGCAGAGTACGAGTTCCCTCCATGGTTCTCCACTGATACCAAGCGGTTGATCTCAAAGCTACTGGTTGCAGATCCAGACAAGCGGATCACGATTCCGGAGATAATGCGAACACCCTGGTTCAAGAAAGGGTTTACCCGTCCGATCCCGATCTCTACTGAAGAACTATCGCCCGAGAAATCTCCTCCGCCGTCGCCGACGGAGGAGGGGGCCATTATTAAGCCTCCCCTGAAGCCTTCTCCGAAATTCTTCAATGCTTTCGAGTTTATATCATCGATGGCATCTGGGTTTGATCTGTCGAGCATGTTTGAGAATAAAAGGAAAGCGGGGTCGATGTTTACGTCCAAATCCTCTGCTTCTTCGATCATGGCGAAACTGGAAACGGTGGTGAAAGGGTTGAAGTTTCAGATAACGAAGGTAAAGGATTTCAAGATGAAAATGCAGGGTGTGGAGGAAGGGCGTAAAGGGAAACTTTCAGTGACGGCGGAGGTGTTCGAAGTGGCTCCTGGTGTGGCCATTGTTGAGTTGTCAAAGTCGGCCGGAGACTCACTTGAGTATGCAAAGTTCTGCCAGGAAGATGTTAGGCCTGCACTCAAAGACATAGTTTGGAGCTGGCAAGGTGATAACTACAACTGCAACAACAAGGATCAACCACATCAACTTCAACAGTTACAATTACATCAGCAGCAGGAGATTAACTAA